Genomic segment of Pseudomonas iranensis:
CGGGTGATGCTCAGGCCGGCTTTGTCGGCGGCGGCGCGGGCGCAGTTTTCATCTTGTTCACCGCCGCCGGAACCGGCCACGCCCATGGCGCCGACCAGTTCGCTGCCGGCGAACAGCGGAATGCCGCCGCCGAGCAAGAGCAATTCATCGAGGGTGTTGAGGTTGGCGGTTTCCGGATTGCTGCGGGCGCGCTCGGCGAACAGCCGCGTCGGCGTCTTGGTCGACAGCGCGGTGTAGGCCTTGCGCTGGCTGGCGGCGGTGTTGTGCGGGCCAACCCCGTCACCACGCAGAGTCACCAGCAGGTTGCCGCCACGGTCGAGTACCGACACCGTGCCGGTGCAACTGCTCATCGCCTTGTCCGCCAGCCAGCGTGCGGTTTTCAGGTCGAGATCGGCGTGGCGCGGCAGTTCTGGCGTGGCGCTCGCTACGCCGCTGAGGCCGAGGATCAGGCTGGCAACAAGGTATTTGACGGTCATGTGCAGGCTCCGATTGAGAAGGTCTGCACCTTAACCGGCGCACTTCGTCAGAACCCCGTCAGGCGGATTACAAGTTTGTAATGGGCAACGGCGGCGAACACGCCTAGCCTGTGTACCTGATCAATCGAGGTGTGCCATGCGTTTGCTGGTCGTAGAAGATGAAGCCAAAACCGCGAATTTCCTCGCCAAGGGCCTGGGCGAGTCGGGATTCGCCGTGGACGTGGCGCTCAATGGCCTCGACGGCCGCTATTTTATCGAGCAGCAGGAATACGACCTGATCATCCTCGACGTGATGCTGCCCGGTCTAAACGGCTGGCAATTGCTCCAGCTGATCCGCCAGCGCGGCGCCACACCGGTGCTGTTTCTCACCGCCAAGGACGCCATCGAAGACCGCGTCCGTGGTCTTGAGCTGGGCGCCGATGACTACCTGCTCAAACCCTTCGCCTTCGCCGAGTTGCTCGCGCGCGTGCGCACGCTGCTGCGGCGCGGGCCGATGCGCGAAGCCGAGTCGTACAGCATCGCCGACCTGGAAATCGACGTACTGCGCCGCCGGGTCAGTCGCGGCGGCCAGCGCATTGCCCTGACCAACAAGGAATTCGCCCTGTTGCAGCTGCTCGCCAGCCGCGAGGGCGAAGTGCTTTCGCGCACGCTGATTGCCTCGCAGGTGTGGAACCTGAATTTCGACAGCGACACCAACATGGTCGAGGTCGCCGTGCGTCGCCTGCGTGCCAAGGTCGATGACCCGTACATGCCGAAACTTATCCACACCGTGCGTGGCGTCGGTTATCAACTGGAAGCGCCGGACGATGTGGAGTAAGTCGATCGCCTGGCGATTGGCGCTGGCCTTCGCCATGGTCTGCGCGCTGGTGCTGAGCGCAATCGGCGTGTTTCTCTACCGCTCGCTGGCCTCGGAACTGGCCTTTCGTGACGACATGGCCTTGCTCGGTCGCCTCGAGCAAGTGCGCGCCTTGCTCGCCGACAGCGACAGCCTCGACGCCTTGCAGGCACGGCCACGGCTGTATCAGAACATGCTCGGCAATCTCGACAGTCTGTTGCTGGTGCGCCGGGCCGACGGTTCCAGCGTGATCGCGATCAACCCGCGCCAACGTGAATTGCCGGCGCTCAATGCATTAGCGCGAGAGCAAATTCCGCAGCGCCGTGACGTGCTCACCTGGCAGGCCAGTGACGGCGCCGAGCTGGCCTTGCTGTCCGGCCAGGCCCAAGGCCCCAACGGTGAAACCCTGACGGTGATCGCCGGCAAAGTGCTCAGCGAGCGCGAGCAGATGCTCGGCAGTTATCGCCTGCGTCTGTATCTGTCCGTCGGCCTCGGCGCGGTGCTCGCGTTTGCTCTGGGCCTGCTGTTGCTGCGGCGTGGCTTGCAGCCCTTGCATCAGTTGAGCGAAGCGGTGCGCAGTATCGATCTGCGCAGCCTCGATCGACGCCTGCCCACCGAGGGCACGCCGAGCGAACTGCGCGAACCGGTGCACGCGCTCAACACCATGCTGGCGCGGCTGGACGACAGCGTGCAGCGCCTGTCGCAGTTCTCCGCCGACCTTGCCCACGAAATCCGCACGCCGCTGCACACCTTGCTGGCCAGCAACGGCCAGGCCCTGAACCATCCGCGCAGCACGGCCGAATATCAGGAAGTGCTGGCCTCGAACATGGAAGAGTTCGAACGGCTCAAGCGCATGGCCGAGAACCTGATGTTCCTCGCCCGCGCCGAACAGGCCGAACGTGCGCTCAATCTGCACACGCTGGACTTGCGCAACGTCGGCGACGAGCTCTGCGATTACTTCGAAGCCCTCGCCGATGACCGCGACCTGCAACTGCAAAACCGCATGCACGGCGAATTGCTCGCCGACCAGCAACTGCTGCAACGCGCCCTCGGCAACCTGCTGGCCAACGCCGTACGCCACGCCGACCCCGGCACCCTGATCAGCCTGCAACGCTTCGATGAACCGGGTATGTGCTGGCTGCAAGTGCACAACCACGGCCCGGTCATCGCGCCAGAGCATCTGGGCAAACTGTTCGACCGTTTCTACCGCGTCGATCCTTCACGTGCGGAACCGGGAGATTCGGGTGGGCTGGGTTTGGCGATCGTGCAGTCGATCATGCAATTGCATGGCGGGCGGGTGCGGGTGAGGAGTGACGCCGACGGCACTGTTTTTGAGCTGGGGTTTGTGGTGGTCTGACGGCCTCTTCGCGAGCAGGCTCGCTCCCACAGGGGAACGCATTCCAACCGTGGCAGCGAGCCTGCTCGCCATGGCGCCGGATCAAACAATGGTGATTTCAGCTCAACGCAACCCATCGCGAAACTGCCCCGGCGTCATCCCGGTCCAGCGCTTGAACGCGCGGCTGAAGCTGCTGGTGTCGGCGAATCCCAGCAGATAGCTGACTTCACTCAAGGAACACTGCGGGTCACGCAGGTGCAGCAGCGCCAGATTTTCACGGCTTTCGTTGAGCAGGGTGTCGAAGCGACAGCCCTCATCCGCCAGATGCCGCTGCAGGCTGCGCAGGCTCAGGTGCAAGGCCTGGGCGATGCGTTCGGCGCTCGGTTCGCCGTCGGGCAGTTGTTCTTCAATGGCATCGCGCACCTTGCGCTCCCAGGTCAGCGGTTTGAGCTGGGCGAGGGTGCGTTTGAGTACGGCTTCGTTGTGTTCGGCCAGTTCCGGGTTGGCGTCGTCGAGGTGGCTGTCGAAGTCGCTGAGGGCGAATTCCAGGCGGTCTTCGGCGGCGCAAAAATGCACCGGCGCGCGGAAGACTTTGTGCCATTGCTGGGCATCGCTCGGTTCGGGGCGGCGCAAGTACACCGCCAGCGGTGCGTAGTCACGGCCGAGGCGATTGCGGCAGGTACGCACGTAGATCGCCGCGAAGGCGTCGATGGCTTCGACGGCCGGCGCCGGGTTGCCGGGCGGAATTTTCAGGCGGAATTGATAGCGGTCTTCGCTGCGGCTGAGCTCCAGTTCCAGCGCATCGCTGACCACCGGGTGATAGCGCACGATGCGCTCGAACACCTCGCGCAAGCTGCCGCTGGCCACCAGTGCATAACCGAGCGCGTGGAAGGTGGTCGGGCTGACGAAACGCGACACGCGCAAGCCCAGCGCCGGGTCGCCGCTGGCCTGCACGGCGAGTGCCCACAAGCGCGTGGTGCCGGACAGCGGATAGCGCGCGTTTGGGTCGTCCATCAGCGCTGGGTCGAGCCCGGCCTGTTGGCACAAGGCAAGGCTGTCCAGCCCGAGCGCGTCAAGTTGTTTGCGCAAGGCGCGGGTCCAGCTGGCGAGGGAGGTCGGTTCCTTCATGCGGATTGGCGCGTCCGGTCAACAGGTTGGCGTTCTTGGCTAGCGCGGATCGAACCCCGGCAAGGCACGATGCATTCATCTTAGACCCGAGGATGGAAGCATGGACGGTACTTCTGCAAGCCCTGAACGACTGAATGCGGCGCAGCGCTCGGCACATATTCGCCAGGTGGTGCTGGCCAAAGGTGCGCAATTGCGTGAGCGCTACCCGATTCTTCAGCATCAGGATGCCCTCGGTGCGGCGATTCTGGCGTTCGCGCTGGCCGGGATGATCGGCTCGGCGGCGCTGTACATCACTGGCCATATGGCTTGGTGGGTGTGCCTGCTGCTCAACGGGTTTTTCGCCTCGCTGACCCATGAGCTGGAACACGACCTGATCCACAGCATGTACTTCCGCAAACAGCGCGTACCGCACAACCTGATGATGGGCCTGGTCTGGCTGGCGCGGCCGAGCACAATCAACCCGTGGATCCGTCGCCACCTGCACCTCAACCATCACAAGGTTTCCGGCACTGAAGCCGACATGGAAGAGCGCGCAATCACCAACGGCGAGCCGTGGGGTTTTGCCCGTCTGCTGATGGTCGGCGACAACCTGATGTCGGCGTTTATCCGCCTGCTCCGCGCCAAGACCTGGGCACACAAGTGGAGCATCGGCAAACGCGTGCTCAAGGTCTACGCACCGCTGGCGCTGCTGCATTGGGGCGCGTGGTACGTGTTTCTCGGCTTTCACGGGGCCAATGGCATCGCCTATTTGCTGGGCTCGCCAATCGAGTGGTCGGCCACCACGCTCTCGGTGATGCAGGTGATTGATATCGCCGCCGTGGTGATCATCGGCCCCAACGTGCTGCGCACTTTCTGCCTGCACTTCATCAGCTCGAACATGCATTACTACGGCGACGTCGAACCGGGCAATGTGCTGCAGCAATGCCAGGTGCTGAACCCGTGGTGGCTGTGGCCGTTGCAAGCGTTCTGCTTCAACTTCGGCAGCAGTCACGGGATTCATCACTTCGTGGTCAAGGAGCCGTTTTACATTCGCCAGATGACCGTGCCGGTGGCGCACAAGGTGATGCGCGAGATGGGCGTGCGCTTTAATGATTTCGGCACGTTTGGACGGGCGAACCGGTTTGTGCGCAAAGATGAGGAAGTGGTGTCCGGGGAAGCGGTGGAGGCCTGACAGATGCCCCTCACCCTAACCCTCTCCCAAGGGAGAGGGGACTGACCGAGGGATATTGAAGAGCTACACCGACGTGAAAGAGTGCCAGTGAATCCATAATCGACCTGGATTTCGCAGGTCGATGTTTGACGGCAGACAACTCGGTCGGCTCCCTCTCCCTCTGGGAGAGGGCTGGGGTGAGGGGGGCTTTTGATCTTGCTTCAATCCGGCTGAAACGGCGAAGCACTGAGGATTACTCCGGTCTCTTCCACATACCGCTGCCAATGCCCGATCAAGTCAGTGAGTTTCTGCGGCTGACTCAACGCCAGATCATGAATCTCCCCCGGATCGCTCGCCAGATCATAAAGCTGCCAGGTCGCCGGCCCGACCGGTCCGGGAATCCACACGGCTTTCCACGAGCCCTGGCGAATCGCCCGGCGTCCGAACAATTCCCACCCTGTCACGGTGTGTTCGTCATGCACCTGCGCGGTCTCGCCGGACAGGAAGCCCAGCCATGATTTACCGCGCAGTGGCGCCACCGCTTTGCCTTTCCACTGTTTGCCCGGATGCCGCACGCCAGCCAGATCGAGAATGGTCGGGGTGATATCCATCACCGTGCCGAAACCATGGCTGATCCGCCCTTTGAGCGGCAGTTGCG
This window contains:
- a CDS encoding GlcG/HbpS family heme-binding protein → MTVKYLVASLILGLSGVASATPELPRHADLDLKTARWLADKAMSSCTGTVSVLDRGGNLLVTLRGDGVGPHNTAASQRKAYTALSTKTPTRLFAERARSNPETANLNTLDELLLLGGGIPLFAGSELVGAMGVAGSGGGEQDENCARAAADKAGLSITRSH
- a CDS encoding heavy metal sensor histidine kinase, whose protein sequence is MWSKSIAWRLALAFAMVCALVLSAIGVFLYRSLASELAFRDDMALLGRLEQVRALLADSDSLDALQARPRLYQNMLGNLDSLLLVRRADGSSVIAINPRQRELPALNALAREQIPQRRDVLTWQASDGAELALLSGQAQGPNGETLTVIAGKVLSEREQMLGSYRLRLYLSVGLGAVLAFALGLLLLRRGLQPLHQLSEAVRSIDLRSLDRRLPTEGTPSELREPVHALNTMLARLDDSVQRLSQFSADLAHEIRTPLHTLLASNGQALNHPRSTAEYQEVLASNMEEFERLKRMAENLMFLARAEQAERALNLHTLDLRNVGDELCDYFEALADDRDLQLQNRMHGELLADQQLLQRALGNLLANAVRHADPGTLISLQRFDEPGMCWLQVHNHGPVIAPEHLGKLFDRFYRVDPSRAEPGDSGGLGLAIVQSIMQLHGGRVRVRSDADGTVFELGFVVV
- a CDS encoding fatty acid desaturase → MDGTSASPERLNAAQRSAHIRQVVLAKGAQLRERYPILQHQDALGAAILAFALAGMIGSAALYITGHMAWWVCLLLNGFFASLTHELEHDLIHSMYFRKQRVPHNLMMGLVWLARPSTINPWIRRHLHLNHHKVSGTEADMEERAITNGEPWGFARLLMVGDNLMSAFIRLLRAKTWAHKWSIGKRVLKVYAPLALLHWGAWYVFLGFHGANGIAYLLGSPIEWSATTLSVMQVIDIAAVVIIGPNVLRTFCLHFISSNMHYYGDVEPGNVLQQCQVLNPWWLWPLQAFCFNFGSSHGIHHFVVKEPFYIRQMTVPVAHKVMREMGVRFNDFGTFGRANRFVRKDEEVVSGEAVEA
- a CDS encoding heavy metal response regulator transcription factor — its product is MRLLVVEDEAKTANFLAKGLGESGFAVDVALNGLDGRYFIEQQEYDLIILDVMLPGLNGWQLLQLIRQRGATPVLFLTAKDAIEDRVRGLELGADDYLLKPFAFAELLARVRTLLRRGPMREAESYSIADLEIDVLRRRVSRGGQRIALTNKEFALLQLLASREGEVLSRTLIASQVWNLNFDSDTNMVEVAVRRLRAKVDDPYMPKLIHTVRGVGYQLEAPDDVE
- a CDS encoding AraC family transcriptional regulator; the protein is MKEPTSLASWTRALRKQLDALGLDSLALCQQAGLDPALMDDPNARYPLSGTTRLWALAVQASGDPALGLRVSRFVSPTTFHALGYALVASGSLREVFERIVRYHPVVSDALELELSRSEDRYQFRLKIPPGNPAPAVEAIDAFAAIYVRTCRNRLGRDYAPLAVYLRRPEPSDAQQWHKVFRAPVHFCAAEDRLEFALSDFDSHLDDANPELAEHNEAVLKRTLAQLKPLTWERKVRDAIEEQLPDGEPSAERIAQALHLSLRSLQRHLADEGCRFDTLLNESRENLALLHLRDPQCSLSEVSYLLGFADTSSFSRAFKRWTGMTPGQFRDGLR